In Zingiber officinale cultivar Zhangliang chromosome 6A, Zo_v1.1, whole genome shotgun sequence, a single genomic region encodes these proteins:
- the LOC121993745 gene encoding myb family transcription factor EFM-like, protein MQAVAVGFVKKAVTESRARGRQVSRLEECIKSLEEEKRKIEAFKRELPLCMRLVYEVIEELKREIDRFRAEGFGPVFQEFTPIKGKINESSSDFRDKKNSMSSFQLWICEESKDTKNMTR, encoded by the exons ATGCAGGCCGTCGCTGTCGGGTTCGTGAAGAAGGCGGTGACAGAGAGCAGGGCAAGAGGGCGGCAGGTGTCACGGCTGGAGGAGTGCATCAAGAGTTTGGAGGAGGAGAAGCGCAAGATCGAAGCTTTCAAGCGCGAGCTCCCTCTCTGCATGCGTCTCGTCTACGAGG TGATCGAGGAGTTGAAGAGGGAGATCGATCGGTTCCGCGCCGAGGGTTTCGGGCCTGTGTTCCAGGAATTCACGCCGATTAAGGGCAAAATCAACGAGAGTAGCTCGGATTTCAGAGATAAGAAGAACTCGATGAGCTCGTTCCAACTCTGGATCTGCGAGGAAAGTAAAGATACCAAAAACATGACAAGATGA